In Quercus robur chromosome 10, dhQueRobu3.1, whole genome shotgun sequence, a genomic segment contains:
- the LOC126703340 gene encoding uncharacterized protein LOC126703340, producing MGNVTSCAPSIISSGVVKVLFSDGRLRVYTRPVKVAELILENPGQFVCESSSLKVGHRIQGLLADEELELRQFYFLLPMELLYSVLTFEEMSSLSYKASKALKHISFNNLAKIFPVLSEFCMFPSESKTINTPTCHQQEPLQRYSKQRSWKPALETIIES from the coding sequence ATGGGGAATGTGACATCTTGTGCTCCTTCCATAATCTCAAGTGGGGTAGTGAAGGTCTTATTCAGTGATGGAAGATTGCGAGTCTACACAAGGCCAGTAAAGGTAGCAGAACTCATTCTAGAGAACCCAGGTCAATTTGTCTGTGAATCAAGCAGCCTCAAAGTTGGGCATCGGATTCAAGGACTTTTAGCTGATGAGGAGCTAGAGCTGCGCCAATTCTACTTTCTCCTTCCCATGGAGTTGCTCTACTCAGTACTAACATTTGAGGAAATGAGCTCTCTCTCTTACAAGGCTTCCAAGGCTCTGAAGCATATAAGTTTTAACAACTTGGCGAAGATCTTCCCAGTCCTAAGTGAGTTTTGCATGTTTCCTTCTGAATCCAAAACAATAAATACTCCAACATGTCATCAGCAGGAACCACTACAGAGGTACTCAAAGCAGAGATCATGGAAGCCTGCGTTAGAGACTATTATTGAAAGTTGA